In a genomic window of Quercus lobata isolate SW786 chromosome 4, ValleyOak3.0 Primary Assembly, whole genome shotgun sequence:
- the LOC115984487 gene encoding uncharacterized protein LOC115984487, whose protein sequence is MGRHCFYVYYDGEQYFHDLHGLSYRGESVKQKFIELKWGTHLRKMHRKIMEALRLDRESHKISIVYRAPQILVSTQVVYNSNPLGCDADVDMMWAVIKQTPQFIASDLYVTVEAVGFHGSASSQHASGVEEPHSLSVDVHPPFAYATPFPYNNQPCSAVDHLDNTEVVGATNTHDVGGSSHTYEHVQADMDGGIDIDASRDVYEEFIDTDGPVDDAEVLDVPLIENNEEDCLTTVPIPEWFTSNTWDNINDPSPALGTGHLTSWHKGDHPARGMLFKNKASVQYVLTLYSVEHNKQYKVIKSDTNRLVVRCIHEACLWSIRANCSKKHGMWVISTCKGPHSCSSLQLATDGRMMDSKFISIALEKYVREDLTRKVRDLRSMLHARHGHDVTMYKVWEAKQKAIARIYGDFDESYTELPRFLATLSDADPDTVTTLKCDPHVPGTCIFNSAFWAFGPCIRGFRHCRPVISIDATHLYGKYKGKLLIAMATDGNNEVYPLAFAVVESESTETWGWFLACLLTYVTDQTNLCIISDRHHGIQSCFNDTTRGYLQPPLTHHRYCLRHLVSNVNTNFNSVPLKNLVWNAATANQVRKFENTVDCIKNVNPAAYDYLKEVNQEKWTLVHDHGHRYGAMTTNLSECFNGVLKGARSLPITAMVKFTFYKVNSYFDERRNKTLEQLEEGQVWCKYAYDKFEANQEKAKLHIVRRMSAQQRLYTVETQSSLLNTGGGDHTHRVSLIDTTCTCDKWEANKIPCSHLIAVCAKHNHDAT, encoded by the coding sequence ATGGGTCGTCACTGCTTCTACGTTTACTATGATGGGGAACAGTATTTCCATGACTTGCATGGGCTGTCCTATAGAGGCGAGTCAGTGAAGCAAAAGTTCATTGAGTTGAAATGGGGAACACACTTGAGAAAAATGCACCGGAAGATAATGGAAGCTCTACGGTTGGACAGGGAGTCACATAAGATATCCATCGTGTACCGTGCCCCCCAGATACTTGTGAGTACTCAGGTTGTCTACAACTCAAATCCGTTGGGTTGCGATGCTGACGTGGACATGATGTGGGCAGTGATTAAGCAGACCCCCCAGTTCATAGCGTCTGACTTGTATGTAACTGTTGAGGCTGTTGGGTTCCATGGTAGTGCAAGTTCACAGCATGCCAGTGGGGTGGAAGAGCCACACTCATTGTCAGTTGACGTGCATCCTCCCTTTGCCTATGCCACGCCTTTCCCCTACAATAATCAACCATGTAGTGCGGTTGATCATTTGGACAACACCGAAGTGGTGGGCGCCACCAATACACATGATGTGGGAGGGTCTAGTCACACATATGAACATGTCCAAGCTGATATGGACGGGGGAATTGATATTGATGCCAGCCGAGATGTGTACGAAGAGTTCATTGATACTGATGGACCAGTGGACGACGCGGAGGTCTTAGATGTACCACTGATCGAAAATAACGAGGAGGATTGCCTTACAACAGTTCCTATCCCAGAATGGTTCACATCAAACACATGGGACAATATTAATGACCCATCACCTGCATTGGGTACAGGACATCTTACAAGTTGGCATAAAGGTGACCACCCAGCAAGGGGGATGCTATTCAAGAATAAAGCCTCTGTTCAATATGTGTTGACCCTCTACTCTGTGGAGCATAATAAGCAATACAAGGTCATCAAGTCTGACACCAATAGGCTGGTAGTGCGGTGCATACATGAGGCATGTCTGTGGTCAATTCGGGCCAATTGCAGCAAGAAGCACGGGATGTGGGTTATCAGTACATGTAAGGGTCCCCATAGTTGCTCATCCCTCCAGCTAGCAACTGATGGGCGGATGATGGATTCAAAGTTCATCTCCATTGCACTTGAGAAGTATGTACGGGAGGACCTAACCCGAAAGGTAAGGGACTTGCGTAGTATGTTGCATGCAAGGCATGGGCATGATGTAACTATGTACAAGGTTTGGGAAGCCAAACAGAAGGCAATTGCGCGTATTTACGGGGATTTTGACGAGTCATACACAGAATTGCCACGATTTCTAGCTACATTGTCCGATGCAGATCCGGATACTGTGACCACATTAAAGTGTGACCCCCATGTCCCAGGGACTTGTATATTCAACTCCGCGTTTTGGGCTTTCGGTCCGTGTATTAGAGGGTTCAGGCATTGCAGGCCGGTGATAAGCATAGATGCAACGCACCTCTATGGCAAGTACAAAGGAAAGCTGTTGATAGCAATGGCAACAGATGGTAACAATGAGGTTTATCCACTCGCATTTGCTGTTGTCGAAAGCGAGAGCACGGAGACATGGGGATGGTTCTTGGCATGCCTGTTGACCTATGTTACAGACCAGACCAATTTGTGTATAATATCCGACAGGCATCATGGGATACAATCATGCTTCAATGACACCACTAGGGGCTACTTGCAACCGCCCTTAACCCATCACCGGTATTGCCTCCGCCATTTAGTAAGCAATGTTAACACTAACTTCAATAGTGTGCCGTTGAAGAACTTGGTATGGAACGCAGCAACTGCGAATCAAGTTAGGAAGTTTGAGAACACCGTGGATTGCATCAAGAATGTCAACCCGGCTGCGTACGACTATCTTAAGGAGGTAAATCAAGAAAAGTGGACACTTGTACATGACCATGGGCACCGATatggggcaatgacaaccaacctGTCAGAGTGCTTCAATGGGGTACTTAAGGGCGCACGTAGCTTGCCCATAACAGCAATGGTGAAGTTTACATTTTACAAGGTGAACTCATACTTTGACGAACGTCGAAACAAAACCCTAGAGCAGTTGGAAGAGGGGCAAGTGTGGTGCAAATATGCCTATGACAAGTTCGAGGCAAATCAAGAGAAGGCGAAGCTCCATATTGTTAGAAGGATGAGTGCGCAACAACGGTTATATACAGTGGAGACACAGTCTTCACTGTTGAACACTGGCGGGGGAGATCACACCCATAGGGTTTCCCTTATAGACACGACATGCACGTGCGACAAATGGGAAGCAAACAAGATCCCCTGTTCCCACTTGATAGCAGTTTGTGCCAAACACAACCATGATGCCACTTAG